The Apium graveolens cultivar Ventura chromosome 6, ASM990537v1, whole genome shotgun sequence genome contains a region encoding:
- the LOC141664507 gene encoding exportin-2-like codes for MRVLSVADISHEVASPCIKGLTLDLNRVCENPKNPVYNHYLFEAVAVLVKRAFFPSKRPHELNREGRLNQVLEIFEKLVTAPRSNEQGFYVLNTIIENLGYDVITPYMGRIWTCLFPRLQNNETAKFAKSFVIFMSLFLVKTRVEEELEVPDFGETVGYNATFVHLHNAGKKEEDVSRDIKDPKMYLVDILANISAQTPGRYHITS; via the exons ATGCGAGTCCTCAGCGTCGCAGACATTTCTCATGAGGTTGCTTCACCCTGCATTAAAGGGCTGACATTGGATCTTAACAGGGTTTGTGAGAACCCCAAAAATCCTGTCTATAACCACTATCTTTTTGAAGCTGTGGCTGTTCTTGTAAAGAGGGCCT TCTTTCCTTCAAAAAGACCTCATGAGCTTAACAGAGAAGGGAGATTGAACCAGGTTCTTGAAATATTTGAGAAGCTTGTCACAGCTCCTAGATCAAACGAACAAGGGTTTTATGTGCTGAATACAATCATTGAGAACCTTGGATACGATGTTATTACACCCTACATGGGCCGTATATGGACTTGTTTGTTTCCGAGGCTCCAAAATAACGAAACAGCCAAATTTGCCAAGTCTTTTGTGATATTTATGTCTCTTTTTCTTGTCAAG ACCAGAGTTGAGGAGGAACTGGAAGTCCCAGACTTCGGAGAGACGGTTGGTTACAATGCCACATTTGTTCATCTGCACAATGCTGGAAAGAAAGAGGAGGATGTTTCGAGAGATATCAAAGATCCAAAAATGTATCTGGTGGATATTTTGGCTAATATTTCTGCTCAGACCCCTGGGAGATATCATATCACCAGTTGA
- the LOC141668799 gene encoding uncharacterized protein LOC141668799 isoform X1 translates to MNSTWFSKPASSLSITNLSLGRILNVHYGSPIFLPAGLCNKLRAKTRVFASNKTGKKFRRKGDAQKNAIAFPDNVDASNESLSGDASVQDNSKMSSDNLDSTMSTSFPSRTSVLQACTTTSVLIAALGVTIRQLSHVASVEGWPVVDCSIEIPFGFQTWHIELITGLVVLISSCRYLLLQTWPDFAESSEAANQQVLSSLQPLDYLVVASLSGFSEELLFRGTMLPLLGVNWKSAVVVGIVFGLLHLGNGRKNSFAIWATFVGFAYGYATILSSSIIVPMASHAANNLVGGIIWRYTSKSSK, encoded by the exons ATGAACTCTACCTGGTTTTCTAAACCAGCAAGCAGCCTATCTATAACCAACCTCAGCTTAG GTAGGATTTTAAACGTTCACTACGGATCCCCAATTTTTTTACCAGCGGGATTATGCAAT AAACTTAGAGCTAAGACTAGGGTGTTTGCAAGCAATAAAACGGGTAAGAAGTTCCGACGAAAAGGGGATGCCCAGAAGAATGCAATTGCATTCCCTGATAATGTCGATGCATCTAATGAGTCTCTGTCAGGAGATGCTTCTGTTCAAGACAATAGTAAGATGTCTTCTGATAATTTGGACTCGACAATGTCAACTTCCTTTCCTTCCAGGACTTCTGTTCTTCAGGCATGCACAACAACCTCTGTTTTGATAGCTGCTTTAGGAGTGACCATACGACAG CTTTCTCATGTTGCATCAGTTGAAGGATGGCCTGTCGTCGACTGCTCTATCGAGATACCAT TTGGTTTCCAGACGTGGCATATTGAATTAATTACAGGACTGGTTGTATTGATATCATCATGCCGGTATTTGCTATTGCAGACATGGCCTGATTTTGCCGAGTCAAGTGAAGCAGCCAATCAACAG GTTCTTTCTTCACTGCAGCCATTAGATTACTTGGTTGTAGCTTCACTGTCTGGATTTAGTGAG GAACTTCTTTTTCGTGGTACAATGCTTCCACTTTTAGGAGTCAACTGGAAGAGTGCCGTGGTAGTCGGAATCGTTTTTGGGCTCCTGCACTTGGGAAATGGTCGTAAAAATTCCTTTGCAATCTG GGCAACATTTGTTGGATTTGCCTATGGTTATGCTACAATTTTGTCTTCGAGCATCATCGTTCCAATGGCTTCTCATGCAGCAAACAACTTAGTTGGAGGCATAATATGGCGCTACACATCAAAGTCATCAAAATGA
- the LOC141668799 gene encoding uncharacterized protein LOC141668799 isoform X2 — MSSDNLDSTMSTSFPSRTSVLQACTTTSVLIAALGVTIRQLSHVASVEGWPVVDCSIEIPFGFQTWHIELITGLVVLISSCRYLLLQTWPDFAESSEAANQQVLSSLQPLDYLVVASLSGFSEELLFRGTMLPLLGVNWKSAVVVGIVFGLLHLGNGRKNSFAIWATFVGFAYGYATILSSSIIVPMASHAANNLVGGIIWRYTSKSSK; from the exons ATGTCTTCTGATAATTTGGACTCGACAATGTCAACTTCCTTTCCTTCCAGGACTTCTGTTCTTCAGGCATGCACAACAACCTCTGTTTTGATAGCTGCTTTAGGAGTGACCATACGACAG CTTTCTCATGTTGCATCAGTTGAAGGATGGCCTGTCGTCGACTGCTCTATCGAGATACCAT TTGGTTTCCAGACGTGGCATATTGAATTAATTACAGGACTGGTTGTATTGATATCATCATGCCGGTATTTGCTATTGCAGACATGGCCTGATTTTGCCGAGTCAAGTGAAGCAGCCAATCAACAG GTTCTTTCTTCACTGCAGCCATTAGATTACTTGGTTGTAGCTTCACTGTCTGGATTTAGTGAG GAACTTCTTTTTCGTGGTACAATGCTTCCACTTTTAGGAGTCAACTGGAAGAGTGCCGTGGTAGTCGGAATCGTTTTTGGGCTCCTGCACTTGGGAAATGGTCGTAAAAATTCCTTTGCAATCTG GGCAACATTTGTTGGATTTGCCTATGGTTATGCTACAATTTTGTCTTCGAGCATCATCGTTCCAATGGCTTCTCATGCAGCAAACAACTTAGTTGGAGGCATAATATGGCGCTACACATCAAAGTCATCAAAATGA
- the LOC141667712 gene encoding regulator of G-protein signaling 1, whose translation MEKSGCAKGGCSSSCAEFGGCPSDYVALCISIISLILLLARAASPFLIHKVRRPKGSSFWLPAIQVLASFDLLLSLVMSLRILKYTGGHWWRSCYIWAVWFEGPLGFGLLLSSRITQAFQLYHIFLKRRLPPIRSYIFLPLILLPWVALSAFIHLKKPLNGRCHVGIHYIIPNMSLHGLYIVVLVAFTGAIHHIEFRFHELKDLWRGILVSTTSIVIWIVSYVLNEVHEETEWLQVTSRFMLLLAGGVLVLAFFSISSSQPLVSVMSLKNKENQDFSTMGWALGIPDSGQLLYRETAKILDPNEPLEKLLLDKRFLQSFMAFADSCLAGESVHFYDEVQQHDKIPVSDTVRRIYMARHIIQKYITAGASLEVNISHRSRQEILTTADLAHPDLFRNALNEIIQLMKMNLARDYWSSMFFMKFKEQANMKTVDHELEQLHGWNFSPRLSSVHCTDNPFHQDHNSSDSIPHSGNIELQ comes from the exons ATGGAGAAAAGTGGGTGTGCAAAAGGAGGGTGTTCTAGTAGTTGTGCAGAGTTTGGAGGGTGTCCTAGTGACTATGTAGCTCTGTGTATCTCTATCATCTCCCTCATTTT GCTTCTTGCTCGGGCTGCATCGCCATTTTTGATACACAAGGTTCGACGGCCTAAAGGCAGCAGCTTTTGGCTCCCTGCCATTCAAGTACTAGCAAGCTTTGATCTTCTACTTTCACTTGTG ATGTCCCTTCGGATTTTAAAATATACGGGTGGGCATTGGTGGCGATCATGCTATATTTGGGCAG TTTGGTTTGAAGGGCCACTAGGATTTGGTCTGCTATTGAGCAGTCGCATTACCCAGGCTTTTCAACTGTATCATATATTTCTCAA GAGACGATTACCACCTATTAGGTCATACATTTTTCTACCATTAATACTTTTGCCTTGGGTAGCTCTTTCTGCAT TTATACACTTGAAAAAACCTCTGAATGGTCGATGCCATGTGGGAATTCATTATATCATTCCAAATATGAGCCTTCACGGATTATATATTGTTGTTTTGGTTGCTTTCACAGGAGCCATCCATCACATAGAATTTAGGTTTCATGAGCTCAAAGACCTTTGGAGGGGAATTTTAGTCTCTACAACTTCTATTG TGATCTGGATAGTTTCTTATGTTTTAAACGAGGTCCATGAAGAAACTGAATGGCTTCAAGTCACATCCAGATTTATGCTATTATTGGCG GGGGGCGTACTTGTACTTGCTTTCTTCTCTATTTCTAGTTCTCAACCACTTGTCTCTGTCATGAGCTTGAAGAACAAAGAGAACCAGGACTTTAGCACTATGGGTTGGGCTTTGGGCATACCTGATAGCGGGCAGCTATTGTATAGGGAAACAGCAAAAATTCTGGACCCTAATGAACCTCTAGAGAAGCTTCTTCTGGACAAAAGATTCCTACAGTCTTTCATGGCCTTCGCAGACAG CTGCTTGGCTGGCGAGAGCGTGCATTTTTATGATGAAGTGCAACAGCATGATAAGATTCCTGTTAGTGATACTGTAAGAAGGATCTACATGGCACGACATATAATTCAAAAGTATATAACCGCAG GTGCATCGTTGGAGGTGAACATATCTCACCGAAGTCGACAGGAGATATTGACTACTGCTGATCTGGCACACCCTGATCTTTTCAGAAATGCACTCAATGAGATAATCCAGCTAATGAAAATG AATTTGGCAAGGGACTATTGGTCGTCAATGTTCTTCATGAAGTTCAAAGAACAAGCCAACATGAAAACAGTTGACCATGAATTGGAACAGTTGCATGGCTGGAATTTCTCTCCAAGACTGAGCTCGGTTCACTGTACTGATAATCCTTTTCATCAAGACCACAATTCATCGGACTCCATACCACACAGTGGCAATATAGAGCTACAATGA
- the LOC141667713 gene encoding uncharacterized protein LOC141667713, whose amino-acid sequence MKANHQTKPLVSKCFLFSLVLSLFLLFLVSVQYHRQPETLLAFTSTITTKPNDTNPDIRIRPGYANYDAYIQRQLNKTLNPKLRKIWTTRDWNRKINVFSNFFSELKEKGLLTNSTKALCVGARVGQEVEALRRIGVSDSVGIDLVPYPPLVIRGDFHKQPFGDQVFDFEFSNVFDHALYPDKFVGEIERTLKPGGVCVLHVALSTRSDKFSANDLYNIKGLTSLFRSSELVHTRKVDGFGLDTEVVFRKKKLKQSS is encoded by the coding sequence ATGAAAGCAAATCATCAAACAAAACCTCTTGTATCTAAATGTTTTCTTTTCTCTCTTGTTCTATCTCTGTTTCTTTTGTTTCTAGTTTCTGTTCAGTATCACCGGCAACCTGAAACTCTACTCGCTTTCACTTCGACAATCACTACTAAACCGAATGATACAAATCCTGATATACGGATTCGACCTGGATACGCTAACTATGATGCCTATATCCAGCGTCAGCTAAACAAGACACTAAACCCGAAACTCAGAAAGATATGGACAACTCGTGATTGGAACCGAAAGATTAATGTCTTTTCCAACTTCTTCTCTGAACTAAAAGAGAAGGGTCTCCTAACCAACTCCACAAAGGCACTCTGTGTAGGGGCAAGGGTCGGGCAAGAGGTTGAAGCTTTGAGACGGATTGGAGTATCCGACTCAGTTGGTATCGACTTGGTACCTTACCCGCCACTTGTTATTCGAGGAGATTTTCATAAGCAACCATTTGGTGACCAGGTTTTCGACTTTGAATTCTCCAATGTGTTTGATCATGCCTTGTATCCAGATAAATTTGTTGGGGAGATCGAACGGACGTTAAAGCCAGGCGGGGTGTGCGTCCTACACGTGGCATTGTCTACACGGTCGGATAAGTTCTCAGCCAATGACTTGTACAATATTAAAGGCTTGACATCTTTGTTTAGGTCCTCAGAGTTGGTTCATACCAGAAAAGTAGACGGGTTTGGGTTGGATACAGAGGTGGTTTTCAGGAAAAAGAAGTTGAAACAGAGCTCATGA
- the LOC141666855 gene encoding inner membrane protein PPF-1, chloroplastic isoform X2 yields MTFLASFQPTLILSPSPSLTRPGINPFLPHRTQFGSFPHHRRFSRGTLCVAQFGFSQLPDPETAQVLIKGLFGKAEGFLYTIADAAVTASPAATADPVATSSKTGDWFSGISNYMETVLKVLKDGLSTVHTPYAYGFAIILLTVLVKAATFPLTKKQVESAMSMRSMQPQIKAIQQRYAGDQEKIQIETARLYKVAGINPLAGCLPTLATIPVWIGLYRALSNVADEGLLTEGFFWIPSLAGPTTVAARQNGSGISWLFPFIDGHPPLGWSDTFAYLVLPVLLVVSQYISVQVMQTSQSDDPNLKTSQAITKFLPLMIGYFALSVPSGLSLYWLTNNILSTAQQVYLQKLGGARNPMSQFSDDSVTKELSKNQISAIETTTTKVAVKEEKKQSSEGPRPGDRFKQLKEEEARKRKQREEEARKAIVVAENNVSVTNGKLKAESNSIEELKEDQDVSNQRMEDDENHLHVLKKEEAVATLGSGENKLSGDNTKSQDRS; encoded by the exons ATGACATTTCTTGCATCATTTCAACCAACCCTAATTCTCTCTCCCTCTCCTTCCCTAACCCGACCCGGAATCAACCCATTTCTCCCTCACCGGACCCAATTCGGGTCATTCCCTCATCACAGGCGCTTCTCTCGTGGCACTCTCTGTGTGGCTCAATTCGGGTTTAGTCAATTACCCGACCCGGAAACAGCTCAGGTTCTAATTAAGGGCTTGTTTGGCAAAGCTGAAGGCTTTCTTTACACAATTGCTGATGCTGCTGTTACTGCTTCTCCAGCTGCCACCGCTGATCCTGTTGCTACTTCTTCGAAAACCGGTGATTGGTTTTCGGGTATTAGTAATTACATGGAAACTGTTCTAAAG GTTTTGAAAGATGGGTTATCTACAGTACATACTCCTTATGCGTATGGTTTTGCGATTATTCTGTTGACTGTACTTGTTAAAGCAGCAACCTTTCCGTTAACCAAGAAGCAG GTGGAATCTGCAATGTCAATGCGGTCTATGCAACCTCAAATAAAGGCTATTCAGCAACGGTATGCTGGTGATCAG GAGAAAATACAGATTGAAACTGCTCGATTGTATAAAGTAGCGGGAATAAATCCCCTGGCAG GATGCCTTCCAACACTCGCCACTATCCCTGTATGGATTGGACTATATAGAGCTCTTTCAAATGTTGCTGATGAA GGACTCCTGACTGAAGGCTTCTTCTGGATACCATCCCTTGCTGGTCCAACCACAGTTGCTGCTCGACAAAATGGAAGTGGGATCTCTTGGCTCTTTCCATTCATT GACGGTCATCCTCCTCTTGGATGGTCAGATACCTTTGCGTATCTTGTCTTGCCTGTCTTGTTGGTAGTTTCTCAGTACATATCAGTTCAAGTGATGCAGACATCACAG AGTGACGACCCAAATCTAAAGACTTCTCAAGCCATAACAAAGTTTTTGCCTTTGATGATTGGTTATTTCGCTCTTTCAGTTCCTTCTGGGCTAAGCCTTTATTG GTTAACAAACAATATATTAAGCACAGCACAACAAGTATATCTTCAAAAACTGGGAGGAGCGAGAAACCCTATGAGTCAATTTAGTGATGATAGTGTCACAAAAGAGCTATCCAAGAATCAGATATCTGCAATTGAGACAACCACAACCAAGGTGGCAGTCAAAGAAGAAAAAAAGCAATCTTCAGAAGGACCCCGTCCTGGTGACAG ATTTAAACAGTTAAAGGAGGAAGAGGCAAGAAAAAGAAAGCAAAGAGAGGAAGAAGCGAGGAAAGCAATTGTAGTTGCAGAAAATAATGTTTCAGTAACGAACGGCAAACTCAAGGCTGAATCTAATTCAATTGAG GAGTTAAAAGAAGATCAGGATGTTTCAAATCAGAGGATGGAAGATGATGAAAATCATCTACATGTTCTAAAGAAG GAAGAAGCTGTAGCAACCTTAGGCTCCGGGGAAAATAAACTTTCTGGTGACAATACCAAAAGTCAGGATAGAAGTTGA
- the LOC141666855 gene encoding ALBINO3-like protein 1, chloroplastic isoform X1: MTFLASFQPTLILSPSPSLTRPGINPFLPHRTQFGSFPHHRRFSRGTLCVAQFGFSQLPDPETAQVLIKGLFGKAEGFLYTIADAAVTASPAATADPVATSSKTGDWFSGISNYMETVLKVLKDGLSTVHTPYAYGFAIILLTVLVKAATFPLTKKQVESAMSMRSMQPQIKAIQQRYAGDQEKIQIETARLYKVAGINPLAGCLPTLATIPVWIGLYRALSNVADEGLLTEGFFWIPSLAGPTTVAARQNGSGISWLFPFIDGHPPLGWSDTFAYLVLPVLLVVSQYISVQVMQTSQSDDPNLKTSQAITKFLPLMIGYFALSVPSGLSLYWLTNNILSTAQQVYLQKLGGARNPMSQFSDDSVTKELSKNQISAIETTTTKVAVKEEKKQSSEGPRPGDRFKQLKEEEARKRKQREEEARKAIVVAENNVSVTNGKLKAESNSIEVEDRKMESFYTDDLLATENPSINGNHSSQELKEDQDVSNQRMEDDENHLHVLKKEEAVATLGSGENKLSGDNTKSQDRS, from the exons ATGACATTTCTTGCATCATTTCAACCAACCCTAATTCTCTCTCCCTCTCCTTCCCTAACCCGACCCGGAATCAACCCATTTCTCCCTCACCGGACCCAATTCGGGTCATTCCCTCATCACAGGCGCTTCTCTCGTGGCACTCTCTGTGTGGCTCAATTCGGGTTTAGTCAATTACCCGACCCGGAAACAGCTCAGGTTCTAATTAAGGGCTTGTTTGGCAAAGCTGAAGGCTTTCTTTACACAATTGCTGATGCTGCTGTTACTGCTTCTCCAGCTGCCACCGCTGATCCTGTTGCTACTTCTTCGAAAACCGGTGATTGGTTTTCGGGTATTAGTAATTACATGGAAACTGTTCTAAAG GTTTTGAAAGATGGGTTATCTACAGTACATACTCCTTATGCGTATGGTTTTGCGATTATTCTGTTGACTGTACTTGTTAAAGCAGCAACCTTTCCGTTAACCAAGAAGCAG GTGGAATCTGCAATGTCAATGCGGTCTATGCAACCTCAAATAAAGGCTATTCAGCAACGGTATGCTGGTGATCAG GAGAAAATACAGATTGAAACTGCTCGATTGTATAAAGTAGCGGGAATAAATCCCCTGGCAG GATGCCTTCCAACACTCGCCACTATCCCTGTATGGATTGGACTATATAGAGCTCTTTCAAATGTTGCTGATGAA GGACTCCTGACTGAAGGCTTCTTCTGGATACCATCCCTTGCTGGTCCAACCACAGTTGCTGCTCGACAAAATGGAAGTGGGATCTCTTGGCTCTTTCCATTCATT GACGGTCATCCTCCTCTTGGATGGTCAGATACCTTTGCGTATCTTGTCTTGCCTGTCTTGTTGGTAGTTTCTCAGTACATATCAGTTCAAGTGATGCAGACATCACAG AGTGACGACCCAAATCTAAAGACTTCTCAAGCCATAACAAAGTTTTTGCCTTTGATGATTGGTTATTTCGCTCTTTCAGTTCCTTCTGGGCTAAGCCTTTATTG GTTAACAAACAATATATTAAGCACAGCACAACAAGTATATCTTCAAAAACTGGGAGGAGCGAGAAACCCTATGAGTCAATTTAGTGATGATAGTGTCACAAAAGAGCTATCCAAGAATCAGATATCTGCAATTGAGACAACCACAACCAAGGTGGCAGTCAAAGAAGAAAAAAAGCAATCTTCAGAAGGACCCCGTCCTGGTGACAG ATTTAAACAGTTAAAGGAGGAAGAGGCAAGAAAAAGAAAGCAAAGAGAGGAAGAAGCGAGGAAAGCAATTGTAGTTGCAGAAAATAATGTTTCAGTAACGAACGGCAAACTCAAGGCTGAATCTAATTCAATTGAGGTAGAAGACAGAAAAATGGAATCTTTTTATACTGATGATTTGTTGGCCACTGAGAATCCTTCTATAAACGGCAATCACTCTTCTCAGGAGTTAAAAGAAGATCAGGATGTTTCAAATCAGAGGATGGAAGATGATGAAAATCATCTACATGTTCTAAAGAAG GAAGAAGCTGTAGCAACCTTAGGCTCCGGGGAAAATAAACTTTCTGGTGACAATACCAAAAGTCAGGATAGAAGTTGA
- the LOC141666518 gene encoding T-complex protein 1 subunit epsilon, whose amino-acid sequence MALAFDEYGRPFIILREQDQKSRLRGLDAQKSNIAAAKAVARILRTSLGPKGMDKMLQSPDGEITITNDGATILEQMDVDNQIGKLMVELSRSQDYEIGDGTTGVVVMAGALLEQAERLLERGIHPIRIAEGFEMASKIAVEHLEQVSNKFDFSASNIEPLVQTCMTTLSSKIVNRCKRDLAEIAVKAVMAVADLERKDVNLDLIKVEGKVGGKLEDTELIYGILVDKDMSHPQMPKQIVDANIAILTCPFEPPKPKTKHKVDIDTVEKFQTLRQQEQKYFDDMVQKCKDVGATLVICQWGFDDEANHLLMHRNLPAVRWVGGVELELIAIATGGRIVPRFQELTPEKLGKAGSVREKSFGTTKDRMLYIEHCANSKAVTIFIRGGNKMMIEETKRSIHDALCVARNLIRNNSIVYGGGSAEISCSIAVEAAADKYPGVEQYAIRAFADALDSVPMALAENSGLQPIETLSAVKLQQIKENYPWFGVDCNDVGTNDMRQQNVFETLIGKQQQLLLATQVVKMILKIDDVISPSEY is encoded by the exons ATGGCGTTAGCGTTCGATGAGTACGGGAGACCATTTATTATACTGAGAGAACAAGATCAGAAGAGTCGATTGAGAGGTCTCGATGCTCAGAAATCTAACATCGCCGCCGCCAAAGCTGTGGCTCGTATTCTTCGCACTTCTCTCGGTCCTAAAGGCATGGATAAGATGCTTCAGAGCCCCGACGGCGAGATCACCATCA CAAATGATGGTGCAACAATCTTGGAGCAGATGGATGTTGACAATCAAATTGGAAAGCTGATGGTTGAGTTATCTCGTAGCCAGGACTATGAGATTGGTGATGGCACAACTGGAGTCGTTGTCATGGCAGGTGCACTTCTCGAACAAGCTGAGCGTCTACTGGAACGTGGTATTCATCCCATTCGAATTGCCGAGGGTTTTGAGATGGCATCAAAGATTGCTGTTGAGCATTTGGAGCAGGTGTCAAATAAATTTGACTTTAGTGCATCAAACATCGAGCCCCTGGTTCAAACTTGTATGACTACTCTATCATCCAAAAT tgTCAATAGATGCAAACGGGATTTGGCTGAAATTGCTGTAAAAGCAGTTATGGCAGTTGCAGATTTGGAAAGGAAAGATGTTAACCTCGATCTTATTAAAGTGGAGGGTAAAGTAGGTGGGAAGTTGGAGGATACAGAGCTCATTTATGGAATACTTGTTGACAAAGATATGAGTCATCCTCAGATGCCAAAGCAGATTGTCGATGCAAATATAGCCATCTTAACATGTCCATTTGAACCTCCAAAGCCAAAGACCAAGCATAAGGTTGACATTGATACCGTGGAAAAATTCCAAACTTTACGTCAGCAGGAGCAGAAATACTTTGATGACATGGTTCAGAAGTGCAAG GATGTTGGCGCTACCTTGGTTATCTGCCAATGGGGTTTTGATGATGAGGCAAATCACTTGTTGATGCACAGGAATCTGCCTGCTGTTCGATGGGTTGGTGGAGTAGAGTTAGAGTTGATAGCCATAGCCACAG GGGGGAGAATTGTTCCTAGGTTTCAGGAGTTGACACCCGAAAAGTTGGGGAAG GCTGGTTCGGTTCGTGAAAAATCATTTGGTACTACAAAAGATCGGATGCTCTACATCGAACATTGTGCGAATTCAAAGGCTGTGACCATATTTATTCGCGGTG GCAACAAGATGATGATAGAGGAGACGAAAAGAAGCATCCATGATGCATTGTGTGTGGCTAGGAATCTTATTCGCAACAACTCTATTGTATATGGTGGTGGTTCAGCTGAGATTTCTTGCTCAATTGCTGTAGAGGCTGCTGCTGATAAATATCCAGGAGTTGAGCAG TATGCAATTAGGGCATTTGCCGATGCTCTGGATTCTGTACCTATGGCGCTTGCAGAAAATAGTGGTCTCCAACCCATTGAAACACTATCTGCAGTGAAATTGCAGCAAATTAAG GAGAATTATCCTTGGTTTGGTGTAGACTGTAATGATGTTGGCACGAACGACATGCGTCAGCAGAATGTCTTTGAGACTCTTATCGGGAAACAGCAGCAACTCTTACTTGCAACACAGGTTGTTAAGATGATCTTGAAGATCGATGATGTCATTTCTCCTTCTGAGTATTGA